From a single Methanothermobacter sp. genomic region:
- a CDS encoding V4R domain-containing protein has protein sequence MYDVGDLVAERPSLGTMTDIKLFRILRFMPYSIIGDGANGILYKSGKDLGRSMGLKSTDEAVKVLHDNRAGELEILEENPYRLRVDECLSCAGLPASGKALCHFEGGLLAGILESMSGRPVDLREVKCWGLGDRTCEFEEFVR, from the coding sequence ATGTATGATGTTGGAGACCTTGTGGCGGAAAGACCATCCCTTGGTACCATGACAGATATAAAACTGTTCAGGATACTGAGGTTCATGCCCTACTCAATCATAGGAGACGGGGCCAATGGTATCCTCTACAAGAGTGGTAAGGACCTTGGACGGAGTATGGGACTGAAGAGCACTGATGAAGCCGTGAAAGTTCTCCATGATAACCGCGCCGGTGAACTTGAGATTCTTGAAGAGAACCCCTACCGCCTTAGGGTTGATGAGTGCCTAAGCTGTGCAGGACTTCCTGCTTCAGGTAAGGCCCTCTGTCACTTTGAGGGTGGTCTACTTGCAGGGATACTCGAATCCATGAGCGGGAGACCAGTTGACCTCCGTGAGGTTAAGTGCTGGGGTCTCGGTGACCGTACCTGTGAATTTGAGGAATTTGTGAGATAA
- a CDS encoding DUF5518 domain-containing protein, with the protein MVKWGAVITGFILAVVFPIILSPFIDQASVLGLFLAGFVVGLMVREGATGGFWNATLAGAFGGIVLAVLLTIFGAVLGGFGGLFLGAFAGILLVVVLLFVSMIFMGIGGAIGGFLAGD; encoded by the coding sequence ATGGTTAAGTGGGGAGCTGTCATTACTGGATTCATACTTGCAGTTGTTTTTCCGATCATCCTTAGCCCGTTTATTGACCAGGCCTCTGTCCTTGGCTTGTTCCTTGCGGGTTTTGTTGTTGGCCTCATGGTGAGGGAAGGTGCCACTGGTGGGTTCTGGAATGCCACGCTTGCCGGTGCCTTTGGCGGCATAGTCCTAGCGGTTCTCTTAACAATCTTTGGTGCCGTCCTTGGAGGATTCGGAGGGTTGTTCCTTGGTGCATTCGCCGGTATACTGCTTGTGGTGGTACTCCTCTTTGTTTCAATGATCTTCATGGGTATCGGTGGCGCCATTGGGGGTTTCCTTGCCGGTGACTGA
- a CDS encoding cryptochrome/photolyase family protein, translated as MAVVFPHHLMENHPAAEKTSDFIVVEDQLFFGDPVFNLRFHKNKLLLHRASMRYYYDHLKSRGLNVRYIDYTPDPDMGYLREHLEGYERVYTLELLDHELERRLRRLCSETGAELVEIEGPFIFRRRLMDSYFRDGRFFLTSFYIRERRRLSILMENSKPKGGKWTFDRENRRRLPRGTNIPRPIELPENSYVREARSYVTERFSDNPGFMEHFNYPTTHREARIFLRDFIEKRLRNFGSYQDFISRDETFLFHSVLSSSLNICLLTPMEVLKAALSADAPLNSVEGFVRQVMGWREFIRAVYILRGSYQRTRNFFNHSGRLTDKLYYGRTGLEPYDNAVRRVLTWGYTHHIERLMVIGNLMLLLSIDPDEVYRWFMEMFIDSYDWVMVPNVYGMSQYADGGLMATKPYISSSNYILRMSDHARGDWCRVWDSLFWTFLSDKRTYIGENPRMRLLYRYLTDEKLENFQKVKRKFLEELRDP; from the coding sequence ATGGCAGTTGTCTTCCCACACCACCTCATGGAGAATCATCCCGCTGCAGAGAAAACATCAGACTTCATTGTGGTGGAGGACCAACTCTTCTTCGGAGACCCCGTATTCAACCTGAGGTTCCATAAGAACAAACTCTTACTTCACAGGGCCTCCATGCGCTACTATTATGACCACCTGAAATCAAGGGGCCTGAATGTCAGATACATAGATTACACGCCGGACCCTGACATGGGGTACCTCAGGGAGCACCTTGAGGGATATGAGAGGGTCTACACACTGGAACTCCTTGACCATGAACTTGAGAGGAGATTGAGGCGGCTCTGCAGTGAAACGGGCGCAGAACTCGTTGAGATTGAGGGGCCATTCATCTTCAGAAGGAGGCTCATGGACAGTTACTTCAGGGATGGCAGGTTCTTTCTCACATCATTCTACATAAGGGAGAGGAGGAGGCTCTCCATTCTCATGGAAAACTCCAAGCCCAAGGGCGGTAAATGGACATTTGATAGGGAGAACAGGAGGAGGCTGCCGCGGGGAACGAATATTCCCAGGCCCATAGAACTGCCTGAAAACAGTTATGTGCGTGAAGCCAGGAGTTACGTGACCGAGCGCTTTTCTGATAACCCTGGTTTCATGGAACACTTCAACTACCCCACAACCCACAGGGAAGCCCGGATATTTTTGAGGGATTTCATAGAAAAAAGGCTCAGGAACTTTGGAAGCTACCAGGATTTCATATCCCGTGATGAGACGTTTCTCTTCCACTCTGTACTCTCTTCCTCACTCAACATCTGCCTCCTAACACCCATGGAGGTTCTGAAAGCAGCGCTATCTGCAGATGCCCCCCTCAATTCTGTTGAGGGATTTGTGAGGCAGGTTATGGGCTGGAGGGAGTTCATAAGGGCAGTTTACATTCTTAGGGGATCCTATCAGAGGACCAGGAACTTCTTTAACCACAGTGGCAGACTGACAGATAAACTTTATTATGGCAGAACAGGTCTTGAGCCCTATGATAACGCAGTAAGGAGGGTTTTAACCTGGGGATACACCCACCACATCGAGCGTCTCATGGTCATAGGTAATCTCATGCTCCTCCTCAGCATCGACCCTGATGAGGTTTATCGCTGGTTCATGGAGATGTTCATAGACTCCTATGACTGGGTGATGGTCCCCAACGTCTATGGCATGAGCCAGTACGCTGATGGGGGCCTCATGGCAACCAAGCCCTACATATCATCATCAAACTATATCCTGAGGATGAGTGACCATGCAAGGGGTGACTGGTGCAGGGTCTGGGACTCCCTCTTCTGGACATTCTTAAGTGATAAGAGAACCTATATAGGTGAAAATCCACGCATGAGGCTCCTCTACAGGTACCTCACAGATGAGAAACTTGAGAACTTCCAGAAGGTTAAAAGAAAATTTTTAGAGGAACTCAGAGACCCCTGA
- a CDS encoding ion transporter, producing MPEDQLYNVVPMEYGELIRIKELTLLILIILDIVLLSYISFYPSNPGTVNAINQFDLFLCIILFLEFSINLKRADNRKGFLRENWMDILAFMPVDFFRAFRFIRIIRVVKVLALFRKYLKKFFTFLVDTHLDQALGILLFAIVGGTLFFYMIESGVNRSLHGPLDSLWYSITTTIVGEVVIPPTTLYGKAITSILMLVGVTFVGFLTASLASWFVKNPEEEKEIHDRIENIEKSIEDLKREVREIKELLQEK from the coding sequence ATGCCAGAAGACCAACTCTATAATGTGGTCCCCATGGAGTACGGAGAACTCATCAGGATCAAGGAACTCACTCTCCTAATACTCATAATCCTTGACATAGTGCTTTTAAGCTACATATCATTCTACCCCTCAAATCCAGGGACAGTGAATGCCATCAACCAGTTTGACCTTTTCCTCTGCATCATACTCTTCCTGGAATTCTCCATCAACCTCAAAAGGGCCGATAACAGAAAAGGATTCTTAAGGGAGAACTGGATGGATATACTGGCCTTCATGCCTGTGGATTTCTTTAGGGCCTTCAGGTTCATAAGGATCATCAGGGTTGTGAAGGTCCTCGCACTCTTCAGGAAGTACCTCAAGAAGTTCTTCACATTCCTTGTGGACACTCACCTTGACCAAGCACTGGGAATACTCCTCTTTGCAATAGTGGGAGGCACACTCTTCTTCTATATGATAGAATCAGGGGTCAACAGATCCCTCCACGGCCCGCTGGACTCCCTATGGTACAGCATCACAACCACCATCGTGGGTGAGGTTGTAATCCCCCCAACAACACTCTACGGTAAGGCCATCACCAGCATACTCATGCTTGTAGGGGTCACCTTCGTGGGTTTCCTCACAGCCTCCCTGGCCTCCTGGTTCGTTAAAAACCCTGAAGAAGAAAAGGAGATCCATGACAGGATAGAAAACATAGAAAAAAGTATAGAGGATCTTAAAAGGGAGGTCAGGGAAATCAAAGAGTTACTGCAGGAAAAATAA
- a CDS encoding DEAD/DEAH box helicase family protein: MSMELEKHLVLNKYFLKLFGLDDFNELREKLKDVEEGYDSHGRSYFADFLIGLKGGWEDQLLRYDESIRRYVETLRKNRNQPNFNLKYFQYLAVLFTEIFLDRYCRDRHNFLNELNSFLKEFNREKGTEIKPFSEDDLKKLAFWMATGSGKTLIMHINYWQILKYADKPWDNIILITPNEGLSKQHYDELKLSGIPCKLYDGNIDNLKTRNEEILVIEIHKLREEKKGEGVSVDISSFDGKNLVFIDEGHKGQKSEEQTWKGLREKIAKNGFIFEYSATFGQIIKFTSSGRPRGGKSNRMNIELYDEYSKAIIFDYSYKYFYMDGYGKDFYVYNIKAEKKGAREFYSEEQQNLLLTAGLLSFYEQLVIFEKNREELREYHIEKPLQTFVGSKVTGKGLNSDVVRLIQFLDKIMKSENYLKENVEKILGGQSGLIDEEGNDIFKGKFDFVREDSIEEIVEGIYQNVFNGKGNLELYEIKNAEGEIGLKASTSEKYFGVINVGDVSSLKKLIEESGIELKEDHMSQSLFFGINENRSPINILIGSKKFVEGWNSWRVSNMGLINMGKGEGPQIIQLFGRGVRLKGKDYSLKREENPDYELKALQTLFIFGLNADYINSFLTAIENEEVHYEEIVIPIRFNNSEKWEGKIYTIKTKDDFDFLEHPVRLEADLDILDTIKLDLRPKITFAHGLRNEAVSTVVNRAVEISDEYLDLIDWDLIYSEVINHKTINGMFNLLIDVDVLRDIINSRRYQIFMADASGIAVERENGRPTLKITSFKGMEKFHEIVLMVLKDYMSKFYRKMEKRKMMDYLEVEKLTKESFSMFPENYEITLKIPKKLASDISSITEQLEGYNGDMVPDSWEKWDSFIVHLDNHLYTPLIIWKENKEEIKSIPVKLNEGETKFVEDLRDFLESRKDLFEDKDLFLLRNISKKGVGFFLSAGFYPDFILWLKDGDKQYMVFVDPKGIRNLGNFKDEKIQLCKFIKRIEDRINEDGSVDLQLDAFIVSVSEYSKIKKSWENGRFSEIDDKDALAEFEDHNILFQEHGDYIGKMFEKIGMEF; this comes from the coding sequence ATGTCAATGGAACTTGAGAAGCACCTGGTACTAAATAAGTATTTCCTCAAACTGTTTGGCTTGGATGATTTTAACGAATTAAGGGAAAAATTAAAGGATGTAGAAGAGGGTTATGACTCCCATGGAAGAAGTTATTTTGCTGATTTTTTGATTGGATTAAAGGGAGGATGGGAGGATCAACTTTTAAGATACGATGAATCGATAAGAAGATATGTAGAGACATTAAGGAAAAATAGAAACCAGCCAAACTTTAACCTCAAGTACTTCCAATACCTGGCGGTTTTATTTACAGAAATATTTTTAGATAGATATTGCAGGGACAGACATAACTTTTTAAATGAATTGAACTCGTTCCTGAAGGAGTTTAACAGGGAAAAGGGGACAGAAATAAAACCATTCAGTGAGGATGACCTTAAAAAACTTGCTTTTTGGATGGCAACAGGAAGCGGAAAAACGCTTATTATGCATATAAATTACTGGCAGATTCTGAAATACGCAGATAAACCATGGGATAACATCATCCTTATAACACCTAATGAAGGTTTATCAAAACAGCATTATGATGAATTAAAATTGTCAGGTATTCCCTGCAAATTATATGATGGGAACATTGATAATTTAAAGACAAGGAATGAGGAAATTCTGGTTATAGAAATTCATAAACTAAGGGAGGAGAAAAAAGGAGAGGGTGTGAGTGTAGATATCTCCTCTTTCGATGGTAAAAATTTGGTTTTTATTGATGAGGGACACAAAGGTCAAAAATCTGAAGAACAGACATGGAAAGGATTAAGAGAAAAAATAGCAAAAAATGGATTTATATTTGAATATTCAGCGACATTTGGCCAGATTATTAAATTTACAAGCTCCGGGAGACCAAGAGGTGGAAAGTCAAACCGGATGAATATTGAATTATATGATGAATACTCAAAAGCCATAATCTTTGATTACTCTTACAAGTATTTTTACATGGATGGTTATGGAAAGGATTTCTACGTTTATAACATAAAAGCAGAGAAAAAGGGAGCAAGAGAGTTCTATTCAGAAGAACAGCAAAATTTATTGCTAACAGCAGGATTATTATCTTTCTATGAGCAACTGGTCATTTTTGAAAAGAATAGGGAAGAATTGAGGGAGTACCATATAGAAAAACCTCTGCAGACCTTTGTTGGAAGTAAAGTTACTGGAAAGGGATTAAATTCTGATGTGGTCCGGTTAATTCAATTTCTTGATAAAATAATGAAATCAGAAAACTATCTTAAAGAAAACGTTGAGAAGATATTGGGCGGGCAGTCAGGACTCATTGACGAGGAAGGGAACGATATTTTCAAGGGCAAGTTTGATTTTGTGAGAGAAGATTCCATTGAAGAAATTGTTGAAGGCATCTATCAAAATGTTTTCAATGGCAAAGGAAACCTTGAACTTTATGAAATTAAGAATGCAGAGGGTGAAATAGGGCTTAAAGCATCCACATCAGAAAAATACTTTGGAGTTATAAACGTTGGAGATGTGTCTTCTCTTAAGAAGTTAATAGAGGAGTCAGGGATTGAACTGAAAGAGGATCACATGAGTCAATCTCTGTTTTTTGGAATAAATGAGAACAGATCACCAATAAACATTCTTATAGGCTCAAAAAAATTTGTTGAAGGCTGGAACTCATGGAGAGTCTCCAATATGGGACTAATAAATATGGGAAAAGGTGAAGGACCGCAGATCATCCAACTTTTTGGGAGGGGTGTGAGGCTTAAAGGTAAAGATTATTCTCTAAAAAGAGAAGAAAATCCTGATTATGAATTAAAAGCCCTTCAGACCTTGTTTATATTCGGTTTAAACGCTGATTACATAAATTCATTCCTCACAGCGATAGAGAATGAGGAAGTGCATTATGAGGAAATAGTGATCCCTATCAGGTTTAACAACAGCGAAAAATGGGAAGGGAAGATATATACAATAAAGACAAAGGATGACTTTGATTTTCTTGAGCATCCAGTTAGGTTGGAGGCTGATCTGGATATCTTGGATACTATTAAGCTTGATTTAAGGCCTAAAATTACATTTGCACATGGATTGAGAAATGAAGCGGTATCTACAGTCGTTAACAGGGCCGTGGAAATATCTGATGAGTATCTGGATCTTATTGATTGGGATCTAATTTATTCTGAAGTAATAAATCATAAGACAATCAATGGAATGTTCAATCTGCTCATCGACGTTGATGTCCTGAGGGATATCATAAACTCGAGGAGATATCAGATTTTCATGGCCGATGCCTCTGGAATAGCTGTGGAAAGGGAGAATGGTAGGCCCACATTAAAAATAACTTCCTTCAAGGGGATGGAAAAGTTCCATGAAATAGTTTTGATGGTTCTCAAGGATTATATGAGCAAATTTTACAGAAAGATGGAAAAAAGAAAGATGATGGATTATTTAGAGGTTGAGAAACTAACTAAGGAAAGTTTCTCAATGTTTCCAGAGAACTATGAGATTACCCTTAAAATCCCGAAAAAATTGGCCTCTGATATTTCGAGTATTACAGAGCAGCTTGAAGGGTATAATGGGGACATGGTGCCTGATTCTTGGGAAAAATGGGATTCTTTCATTGTCCATCTTGACAACCATCTTTACACTCCTTTGATAATCTGGAAAGAAAATAAAGAAGAGATAAAATCAATCCCTGTGAAGTTGAATGAGGGAGAAACAAAGTTTGTGGAGGATCTGAGAGATTTCTTGGAGAGTAGAAAAGATTTATTTGAGGATAAAGATCTGTTTTTATTAAGAAATATTTCCAAAAAGGGGGTTGGGTTTTTCTTAAGTGCGGGTTTCTATCCAGACTTCATTTTGTGGCTTAAAGATGGAGATAAGCAGTATATGGTTTTTGTTGATCCGAAGGGTATCAGAAACTTGGGGAATTTCAAGGATGAGAAAATTCAATTATGCAAATTCATTAAGCGTATTGAAGATAGGATAAATGAAGATGGGAGTGTTGATTTACAACTGGATGCTTTCATTGTATCGGTATCCGAGTACAGCAAAATAAAGAAATCATGGGAAAATGGCAGATTTTCCGAAATTGATGACAAGGATGCCTTGGCGGAATTTGAGGATCATAACATCTTGTTTCAGGAACATGGCGATTATATAGGAAAAATGTTTGAGAAGATAGGCATGGAATTTTGA
- a CDS encoding site-specific DNA-methyltransferase, protein MASKTEMSNELREDLKEKLREIFQFENEDLDFGIYRIMNYKRREIEKFIEEDLITEIKNQLDLLSKEEKKGLEEQLKELSSRNGVKKYLEALKSGDKDREEIYRVDFAEDIEKYENLKRQIETVKISEDLEREIYNHLINFFSRYYDKGDFISKRRYGKNEKYMVPYNGEEVLLYWANKDQYYIKTTEYFRKYTFRVGALTVNFRVLEAEEEKGNVKSEEKKFFVLNKRVFDFDNENNELDIYFEYRTLSEDEKKKYKHGNTVSQDKANEETIKILRERIPEKIGELIFRKEGDKTLIERHLYRYTRRNTRDYFIHKDLKEFLERELDFYIKNEFLNLEDLQILDDGGYFDKLKIYIIGLKAFRSIALTIIKFLAQIENFQKKVWEKKKFVIDTNYVITLDKIKEYGGEKFLESILDDILKNEEQLNEWKELFEIDVRNENDLVVNNTLEGKKWKTLPVDTKYFDEDFKWRLLSSLSENNDLDDILDGILIKSENWQALNLLLNKYYEKVQTIYIDPPFNKEQEADYLYKVDYKDATWITMLENRIRLGRDLSNEKGSIFVRCDYNGNMYVRMLLNEIFGRKNFRNEIIVSRISKQDSRVRRFNTASDSLYLYSKSDNFLFNLLFKRLPRAKGARWHAMDSQGQGNPLYIFGYLFDPPKGRHWTYGQKKIKQMEKEGKIRLKCKKCNHIHSSGIWKGCPNCGNKDYVKIEYLLPPTKVKQIDSNWTDISGYTSNWDFQTENSEVLLKRVIESTSNEGDLVLDFFLGSGTTTAVAHKLGRKWIGVEMGDHFWTVVLPRMKKVLAYDRSGISNDIKEKYNPETAGGFFKYHVLEQYEDALENIEFEEPQKTLYDVPNYFVNYMLEWETRNSSTFLNLEELRDPFNYKLKIMDNYQPKLVNVDTVETFNYLLGLHVKTYKTLEDNGRKYVFVFGENERKRTAIIWRSTENIDFEKDKRIIEDNIGDFGPDEIYINGEALVENFRLVEHLFKSLMFEEVR, encoded by the coding sequence ATGGCTTCAAAAACTGAGATGTCTAATGAATTGAGGGAAGACTTAAAAGAAAAGCTTAGGGAAATATTTCAGTTCGAAAATGAAGATCTTGACTTTGGCATTTATAGGATAATGAATTACAAGCGAAGAGAAATTGAAAAGTTTATTGAAGAGGATCTTATCACTGAAATTAAAAATCAATTGGATCTACTTAGCAAAGAAGAAAAAAAAGGTCTGGAAGAACAATTAAAGGAGCTGTCATCCAGAAATGGTGTTAAGAAATACCTTGAGGCATTAAAAAGTGGAGATAAGGATAGAGAGGAAATTTATAGAGTAGATTTTGCTGAGGATATTGAGAAGTATGAAAATTTGAAAAGGCAGATAGAAACGGTTAAAATTTCAGAAGACCTAGAAAGAGAGATCTACAATCATCTCATCAATTTCTTCTCCCGTTATTATGATAAGGGGGATTTCATAAGTAAAAGGAGATATGGTAAGAATGAAAAATATATGGTCCCCTATAATGGTGAAGAAGTTTTGCTTTATTGGGCAAATAAGGATCAGTATTACATAAAGACCACGGAGTATTTCAGGAAATACACGTTCAGGGTTGGGGCTCTGACAGTTAATTTCAGAGTTTTAGAAGCAGAAGAAGAAAAAGGAAACGTTAAGTCAGAGGAAAAGAAGTTTTTTGTTTTGAATAAGAGAGTTTTTGATTTCGATAACGAAAATAATGAATTGGATATCTATTTTGAGTACAGAACTTTAAGTGAAGATGAAAAGAAGAAGTATAAACACGGAAACACGGTATCACAGGATAAAGCTAATGAAGAAACAATAAAAATCCTGAGGGAGAGAATCCCTGAAAAGATAGGGGAATTGATCTTCAGAAAAGAAGGAGATAAGACTTTAATTGAAAGGCATCTTTACAGGTACACAAGAAGAAACACAAGAGATTACTTCATACACAAAGATCTGAAAGAATTTTTGGAGAGGGAGCTGGACTTTTACATTAAAAATGAGTTTTTGAATCTGGAAGATTTACAGATATTAGATGATGGAGGGTATTTTGATAAATTAAAAATTTACATTATAGGGCTTAAAGCATTCAGGAGCATTGCTTTAACGATAATCAAGTTCTTAGCACAGATTGAAAACTTTCAGAAGAAAGTATGGGAGAAGAAGAAGTTTGTTATTGATACGAATTATGTAATAACCCTCGATAAAATTAAGGAATATGGAGGTGAGAAGTTTTTAGAAAGTATTTTGGATGATATTCTGAAGAATGAAGAACAATTAAATGAGTGGAAGGAATTATTTGAGATTGATGTCAGGAATGAAAATGATTTAGTTGTTAATAATACTTTAGAGGGGAAAAAATGGAAGACGTTGCCAGTTGATACAAAGTACTTTGATGAAGATTTTAAGTGGAGGCTGTTAAGTTCTTTGTCAGAAAACAATGATTTAGATGATATTTTGGATGGTATTCTAATAAAAAGTGAAAACTGGCAGGCTTTGAATTTGCTTTTAAATAAATATTATGAGAAAGTACAGACCATCTATATTGATCCGCCGTTTAACAAAGAGCAGGAAGCAGATTATCTTTACAAAGTAGATTATAAAGATGCGACCTGGATAACAATGCTTGAAAACAGGATAAGACTTGGAAGGGATTTGTCTAATGAAAAGGGAAGCATCTTTGTAAGGTGTGATTATAATGGGAATATGTATGTAAGAATGCTTTTGAATGAAATTTTTGGGAGGAAAAATTTCAGAAATGAAATAATTGTCAGTAGAATAAGCAAACAAGATTCAAGAGTGAGAAGATTCAATACTGCAAGCGACTCTCTTTATCTTTATTCTAAGTCTGATAATTTTTTATTTAATTTGCTTTTTAAAAGATTACCTCGGGCAAAGGGTGCCAGATGGCATGCTATGGACTCTCAGGGGCAGGGAAACCCGCTTTATATATTTGGGTATTTATTTGATCCTCCAAAAGGAAGACATTGGACATATGGACAGAAAAAAATAAAGCAAATGGAAAAGGAAGGAAAAATACGATTAAAATGTAAAAAATGTAATCATATTCATAGTTCTGGCATTTGGAAAGGGTGTCCGAATTGCGGAAATAAAGATTATGTAAAAATAGAATATTTACTTCCTCCAACTAAAGTAAAACAAATTGATTCTAATTGGACTGATATCTCAGGTTATACCTCTAACTGGGATTTCCAAACTGAAAATTCTGAGGTTCTATTAAAGCGTGTCATAGAATCCACTTCGAATGAAGGAGATCTTGTCTTGGATTTCTTCCTTGGTTCTGGGACAACAACGGCGGTAGCCCATAAACTAGGAAGAAAATGGATTGGGGTGGAAATGGGGGATCATTTCTGGACAGTGGTTTTACCGAGAATGAAAAAGGTGCTGGCTTACGACAGGTCAGGAATAAGTAATGATATTAAAGAGAAATACAACCCAGAAACGGCTGGAGGATTTTTCAAATACCATGTCTTAGAGCAATACGAGGATGCATTGGAAAACATTGAGTTTGAAGAACCACAGAAAACACTTTATGATGTACCCAATTACTTTGTTAATTACATGCTTGAATGGGAAACCAGGAACAGCAGTACTTTTCTAAATCTTGAAGAACTTAGAGACCCCTTCAATTATAAACTAAAAATTATGGATAATTATCAGCCAAAATTGGTTAATGTGGATACAGTGGAGACCTTCAACTATCTTTTAGGATTGCATGTAAAAACCTATAAGACTTTAGAGGATAACGGTAGAAAATATGTTTTTGTTTTCGGAGAAAACGAAAGGAAGAGAACAGCCATCATCTGGAGAAGCACTGAAAACATTGATTTTGAGAAGGATAAAAGAATTATTGAAGACAACATAGGCGATTTCGGACCAGATGAAATTTACATAAATGGAGAAGCCCTAGTTGAGAACTTTAGACTAGTAGAACATTTATTCAAATCTTTAATGTTTGAGGAAGTGAGATAA
- a CDS encoding DUF11 domain-containing protein, whose product MRNGTLLLAALLAVFILAGSSAAADVGVELDKNNTKPVYNSTLRVKVIAKAGNQNVQNAVATVRVPEGLVLQDYYTGQGYYDLETGTWEIGDIPAYEERSLTLVCLLNTTGNVTVTANVTADGDENPSNNDAQLQFRVRGIADLELNVTSSKQSARLGDTVTFNVKLKNRGPHAANNINVANFFSGGLAIQSYSYTTGYFDDVAREWILETLDAGEEVTLTVVCLVNRTGDLSDYVSVREVDEGDVNVYNNMARASVAVRGTDLDLDLYVSKPRAYQGDVVNVVCRVRNNGPEVAQNARVNLQLPANLQVQNVQMDRGTYSNGVWVIGDLADGETALLNITARVVSAGNFTVNASAVSPEIDDSNPVNNDDTALISAAIPKKALKVRIKNNSAVTIRVLLYVNINDHGKVTRKTYNFYLKKGLSRDLSLGYFQLGTTALFKQYTYNTNYRSRTISYENTYNTTDIKTSRVSVSGVKGRQKSPVVRISTLYFDENGSTIT is encoded by the coding sequence ATGCGTAATGGAACACTTCTGCTTGCAGCACTCCTCGCAGTTTTTATACTGGCAGGTTCATCGGCTGCAGCAGATGTGGGTGTTGAACTCGATAAGAACAATACGAAGCCAGTGTATAACTCGACACTTAGGGTTAAGGTCATAGCGAAGGCAGGCAATCAGAACGTGCAGAATGCCGTTGCAACTGTCAGAGTTCCTGAGGGTCTGGTCCTCCAGGACTATTACACAGGTCAGGGATACTATGACCTCGAGACAGGTACCTGGGAGATTGGGGACATACCTGCATATGAGGAGAGGTCCCTGACACTTGTGTGCCTCCTCAACACGACAGGAAACGTTACGGTGACTGCCAATGTGACGGCGGATGGTGATGAGAACCCCTCCAACAACGATGCCCAGCTGCAGTTCAGGGTCAGGGGGATCGCGGACCTTGAACTCAATGTGACAAGCAGTAAGCAGAGTGCCCGGCTTGGTGATACGGTCACATTCAATGTGAAACTCAAGAACAGGGGCCCCCACGCTGCAAATAACATCAATGTTGCCAACTTCTTCTCAGGCGGCCTTGCGATTCAGAGTTACAGTTACACTACAGGTTACTTTGATGATGTGGCGAGGGAGTGGATCCTCGAGACCCTTGATGCCGGTGAAGAGGTCACCCTCACAGTTGTGTGCCTGGTTAACAGGACAGGTGATCTCTCTGACTATGTTTCGGTGCGTGAGGTGGATGAGGGTGATGTGAATGTCTACAATAACATGGCCCGCGCATCAGTCGCTGTCAGGGGAACTGACCTGGACCTTGACCTCTATGTAAGTAAACCGAGGGCCTATCAGGGTGACGTGGTCAACGTGGTCTGCCGTGTCAGGAACAATGGTCCTGAGGTCGCCCAGAATGCCAGGGTCAACCTGCAGCTACCTGCTAACCTGCAGGTCCAGAATGTGCAGATGGACAGGGGCACCTACAGTAACGGTGTCTGGGTCATCGGTGACCTTGCAGACGGTGAAACAGCACTCCTCAATATAACAGCCAGGGTGGTCTCAGCGGGTAACTTTACAGTGAACGCCTCTGCGGTCTCACCTGAAATAGACGACAGCAACCCCGTGAACAATGATGATACAGCGCTGATATCTGCAGCGATACCAAAGAAGGCCCTCAAGGTGAGGATAAAGAACAACTCTGCGGTGACCATCAGGGTGCTCTTATATGTGAACATCAATGACCACGGCAAAGTCACCAGGAAGACCTACAACTTCTACCTGAAGAAGGGCCTCAGCAGGGACCTCAGCCTTGGATACTTCCAGCTCGGCACCACTGCACTCTTCAAGCAGTACACCTACAACACCAATTACAGGTCAAGGACGATATCCTATGAGAACACCTACAACACCACAGATATTAAAACAAGCAGAGTCAGTGTTTCAGGAGTTAAGGGAAGACAGAAATCGCCTGTTGTCAGAATAAGCACTCTTTACTTTGATGAAAACGGATCTACAATCACTTAA